The genomic window CACAGGCGAGAATCTCTTGAGATTCCTTGAGTCGCGACTTGACAACACCGTCTTTCGACTTGGAATAGGCGTGACCCGCCGGCAGGCGCGCCAGTTCGTAACGCACCGCCACATCATGGTGAACGGAGACGTAGTCAACGTCCCGTCATTCCAGGTTCGTCCCGGCGATGTAGTCTCGGTGCGGCCCCGAAGCCGAAGCGTCGATCCCATCCGCGAATCGCTGCGCCGTAGCCGGCGCCAGTTTCCGTGGCTGGAAATGGATCGGAAGCAAATGCAGGGCAAGTTTCTGGATTACCCGAACCGGGAAGATATCCCGGAGAATATCCGCGAACAGCTCATCGTTGAGTTGTACTCCAAGTAGTGTGACGTCGGCGCCCCGGCGTTGAACGTCTCCACACTCCTAACCGGCATTGGACGATCGATATGAGTAGTTATGCAATACAGATGCCAGACGGCGTCGAGGTCGAAGAGCTTTCTGATCAGTTTGGTCGCTTCGTGATTCAACCCCTCGAAAGGGGCTATGGAGTTACGATCGGCAACGCGCTGAGACGCGTCCTGCTGTCGTCTCTCGACGGCGTAGCGATAACAGGGATCAAGATCGATGGTGTGCAGCACGAGTTCTCCACGATCGACAACGTCTCGGAAGACGTGGCTGACATCATTCTTAACCTCAAAGGTGTTCGGTTCAAGGCGAACGAGGCGAATGACGGTCAGATTCACCTGACGCTGAACGGCCCCGGCGCGTGGACCGCAGCAGATATCGGAGCAGCAACCAGTGAGTTCGAGATCCTGAATCCCGAACATCACATCGCTACTCTCGACAAGAAGGCGAAGATCTCGGTAGAGCTTCGCATCGAGCGCGGACGCGGCTACGTCCCGTCAACGGAGAACAAACAGGCCGACGATCCGATCGGTGTGATAGCGATTGATGCCATCTTTACACCCATCACGAATGTAAAATATTCGGTCCTTCAGACGCGCGTAGGAGAGCGCATCGACTACGAACGACTGTCGCTTGAAGCCGAGACTGACGGGTCAATTACGCCGGAAGACGCACTGGCCTCCGCGGCGTCGATCCTTCGTGATCACATCAACCTGTTCATCAAGATGGACAGCGAGCCTCAGCCTACGGAAGAGGAGAAGGAAGTCGACGCAGAGGTCCAACGCCTTCGCGAGCTTCTCGGCCAGTCTGTGGACGAACTCGACCTGTCGGTTCGAGCTCATAACTGCTTGAAGGCGGCCAACATCAAGTCAATTGGTGACCTCGTCCGCAGAGAGGAGTCCGAGATGCTCAAGTTCCGAAACTTCGGTCGCAAGTCGCTGCAGGAGTTGGTGCAGGTGCTGGAAGAGCGCGGCCTGGCCTTCGGAATGGAAGTTGAAAAATATCTGGAAGAGGTTTAGGAGAGCCTCTTCGCGGCAGACGGCTCGAGTCGAACCGGACAGCCAGGATTGAAATATCATGAGACATCAGACCAAAAGACATCGGATTGGCCGCGGTAGCTCGCACAGACGTGCCACCCTCAAGGCCCTGTCCACCGCGCTGATAGAGCACAAGCGTATCGTGACTACGCAGGCCAAGGCGAAGGCTCTGAGAGTCTACGTTGAACCCCTGATCACACGCGCGCGCGATGACAACAGCCATAACCGGCGGCAGGTCTTCAGACACCTACAAGACAAGCGGGCGGTAACAGAATTGTTCGATGAGATCGCCGAAAAGGTTGGTGATCGCAAAGGCGGCTACACGCGTATTGTAAAACTGGGCCAACGACACGGCGATGCAGCCTCCATGGCCGTCATCGAACTGGTTGACTACAACGACGTCCGGCCGGAAGGCTCACGCGGCACCAAGAAGGCGACGAGGCGGGGCCGGGGTCGACGTTCGGGAGCGGCAACAGCCGCCGTTGCAGCGACAGCGCCCGAGGCCGTCGACGATGCGGTGGATTCAGCAGACACAGTAGCTGCCGAAGCAGTCGATGCATCCGACGCCACGGGATCGGGGGACGTGGAAGCTCAAACAGATGTCGCTACGGCTGACGAGACTGACGAGGCTGAAGCATCGACAACCGACACGGTTGACGATGTTGAGGCTGCCGCCGAGGAGGATGCATCGCCCGAGAGCGATTCCGATGAGTCGGCTGAAGAGGGCGACGACGAATCCAAAAAGTAGTTCGGGTCACTTGACCTGGAAGATCAGGGCGTCCCGTATTGTGCGGGGCGCCCTTTTTTGATTATCAGGCTCTGAACCGCTGACTGTCCACCTGAGGAACAGTCACCTGCGAGGCGATTCTAACAGAGACCCCAACTCGTTCGACCGTCTATGCTTCGATCCGCCACTATACTGCAGGGAGAGGAACTGAACGTCGAGCCGCATTTTCGCGAGCGACTCAATCAGTTAATCGAGGTCTGCCAGAAGACACTCCCGTCAGTCGACGAAGAGCGACTCCGCAGGGCGTTCCGCATTAGCTACTGGGCTCATCGAAACGATCGCCGCCACTCGGGTGAGATGTACATCGCCCATCCGCTCGAGGTGGCCCACATCATGGCCCGGGAAATGGCGATCGATGACGTAAGTGTCGTCGCGGCCCTGCTTCATGACGTGGTCGAAGACACGGAAATCTCTCTCGAGTTCGTCCGTGACGAGTTCGGGCCCACTATAGCGAACATCATCGACGGCCTCACGAAGATGAGCGGTGTGTTCTCGAGTCGTGCCCTCGGCCAGGCAGAAAACGTTCGCAAACTGATGCTCTCGATGGCCACGGATATCCGTGTGATCCTCGTCAAGTTTGCGGATCGCTTGCATAATATGCAGACCATCGGTGCCGTCACTCGCCACAAACAGATCAAGACAGCGACAGAAACACTCGAGCTCTACGCCCCGCTCGCACACCGCTTCGGTCTGTTCGCCATCAAGAATCAGCTCGAAGATCTGGCTCTGCAGACCATACATCCGGAGGAGTATGCAGCGATTGTCGGGCGGCTTGAAGACTCGAGCGACGAGCGAGAGCGCTACGTCAATTCGTTTATCGCGCCGCTCAAGGAACGCCTTGCAGAGAACGGATTTGAGTTTGAAATCTACGGACGGCCCAAGAACATCTGTTCGATCTATCGCAAGATGAACAGGCAGAACAAGCCGCTGGATGAGATCTACGACTTGTTCGCCATTCGGATCGTTCTTCAGACAGGTGGACGGGAAGGCAAAGAGGACTGCTGGCGTGTCTATTCGATTGTGACCGACCTGTACAAACCTCTTCCGGAGCGATTTCGGGACTTCATCTCGACGCCGAAGTCAAATGGCTATCAGAGCCTGCACACTACGCTGCTGGGCCCCGGTGGGAAGCGTGTTGAGGTGCAAATTCGTACGCAGGAGATGCACGATATCGCCGAGCGCGGACTCGCTGCACACTGGAAGTACAAGGAAGAAGTCACTCGCTCGGACAGTCAGATGGAGCGATTTCTTTCGTGGGTGCGCGAACTGCTGGAAAATCCGCGATCCGATCAAGCGACAGAATTCGTGGAGGAGTTCCGACTGAATCTCTACGATCAGGAGATCTACGTCTTCACGCCCAAGGGAGAGCTGAAGACCGTACCGACGAACGCGACACCGGTCGACTTCGCCTTCCAGGTACATACTGAAGTTGGGTTCCATTGCATCGGCGCGAAGGTCAACGGCAAGATGGTGCCGCTGTCACATCGACTCAAGAGCGGCGACCAGGTAGAGATCATCACGTCCAAGAAACAGACGCCCAATCCGGACTGGATGAAGTTCGTCGTGACGCACAAGGCGCGAAGTCGCATCCGGCACTGGATCAACGAAAAGCGGCGCAAGGCGACGGAGGTAGGCCGGGAAATCTGGAGCAAA from Rhodothermales bacterium includes these protein-coding regions:
- a CDS encoding DNA-directed RNA polymerase subunit alpha, coding for MSSYAIQMPDGVEVEELSDQFGRFVIQPLERGYGVTIGNALRRVLLSSLDGVAITGIKIDGVQHEFSTIDNVSEDVADIILNLKGVRFKANEANDGQIHLTLNGPGAWTAADIGAATSEFEILNPEHHIATLDKKAKISVELRIERGRGYVPSTENKQADDPIGVIAIDAIFTPITNVKYSVLQTRVGERIDYERLSLEAETDGSITPEDALASAASILRDHINLFIKMDSEPQPTEEEKEVDAEVQRLRELLGQSVDELDLSVRAHNCLKAANIKSIGDLVRREESEMLKFRNFGRKSLQELVQVLEERGLAFGMEVEKYLEEV
- a CDS encoding bifunctional (p)ppGpp synthetase/guanosine-3',5'-bis(diphosphate) 3'-pyrophosphohydrolase, with amino-acid sequence MLRSATILQGEELNVEPHFRERLNQLIEVCQKTLPSVDEERLRRAFRISYWAHRNDRRHSGEMYIAHPLEVAHIMAREMAIDDVSVVAALLHDVVEDTEISLEFVRDEFGPTIANIIDGLTKMSGVFSSRALGQAENVRKLMLSMATDIRVILVKFADRLHNMQTIGAVTRHKQIKTATETLELYAPLAHRFGLFAIKNQLEDLALQTIHPEEYAAIVGRLEDSSDERERYVNSFIAPLKERLAENGFEFEIYGRPKNICSIYRKMNRQNKPLDEIYDLFAIRIVLQTGGREGKEDCWRVYSIVTDLYKPLPERFRDFISTPKSNGYQSLHTTLLGPGGKRVEVQIRTQEMHDIAERGLAAHWKYKEEVTRSDSQMERFLSWVRELLENPRSDQATEFVEEFRLNLYDQEIYVFTPKGELKTVPTNATPVDFAFQVHTEVGFHCIGAKVNGKMVPLSHRLKSGDQVEIITSKKQTPNPDWMKFVVTHKARSRIRHWINEKRRKATEVGREIWSKKARRANIEISESDLQQFTARLKFPNPQQMFFELGSGLFDVGDLITLIKKGESAVPGVSEPQRDTESLRLQYESFLDSAKAATRPALMIDGELHTDIVTKYASCCNPIPGDEVFGYLSRAGSIRIHRVNCKNSPDLLINHPERVVPVEWSRQKDVHFITALRIVGEDRVGIVSDITTVISKNLSTNIRSITVDSEDGVFEGTIVMYVSDLAHLSRLIKRIKRIDGIHGVYRFEEGEDAA
- the rpsD gene encoding 30S ribosomal protein S4, which produces MARYRGPKQKIARRFREPIFGPSKSLERKPYAPGQHGRSRRSKESEYAVQLKEKQKAKQTYGLLERQFRNLFEKAARKKGVTGENLLRFLESRLDNTVFRLGIGVTRRQARQFVTHRHIMVNGDVVNVPSFQVRPGDVVSVRPRSRSVDPIRESLRRSRRQFPWLEMDRKQMQGKFLDYPNREDIPENIREQLIVELYSK
- the rplQ gene encoding 50S ribosomal protein L17 gives rise to the protein MRHQTKRHRIGRGSSHRRATLKALSTALIEHKRIVTTQAKAKALRVYVEPLITRARDDNSHNRRQVFRHLQDKRAVTELFDEIAEKVGDRKGGYTRIVKLGQRHGDAASMAVIELVDYNDVRPEGSRGTKKATRRGRGRRSGAATAAVAATAPEAVDDAVDSADTVAAEAVDASDATGSGDVEAQTDVATADETDEAEASTTDTVDDVEAAAEEDASPESDSDESAEEGDDESKK